The Octopus sinensis linkage group LG18, ASM634580v1, whole genome shotgun sequence genome segment GGCATTCAATCTATAAGCTAAGTTGCAGAGTTAGCAAGTGGCTTTCGATTATTGGTGGGGGATCTAATTAACTCCAGATTAGGACACTTGGATTTGAGTCTCTGATGGTGAAAAACCCAAAGCATCAGACAAAGCATAGGTCACATCACTGATAATGTATTGGAGCATATCCAAGAAACATattttgccaataataataatgatcctttctattattgACACGAggtctggaatttgtggggaggcaGGGGTAAGTCGAATATACCAACCCCAGTCcataactagtacttatcaactccaaaaagatgaacagcaaaatcaacctcagcagaattcgtACTCAGAAtgtaagccagaagaaatgtgcTGAAGCCTTTTGTCCAGTgagctaatggttctgccagtttgcaataatagtgataacaaaacctctgccaaggcaacaccaacgtcttctcaacgattagccggaggtgatttttaaaatgagaatatctgaaataaactcgactgctctcataaatgggaatactaaaaatgaatccgaccgctctcaaaaattaagtaaaaagaacaggaaaaataacccagaatccttgtccgatacCAGATCGACcgcaaaatctaatcagttcgtgccagtcatgaggccaaacatccctgaaagtttcatcgaaatccatccagtggttcttgagatatcttgtctaagggacaaacaaacaatcaaacacgactgaaaacaataccttcgccttcgctaaggcggaggtaatattaataatataccgaaggtggtggtggtagtagtagtagtagtagtagtagtagtagtagtgaaagtaataaaaataagattGAGACTTAAATATTTTTCCATAGCAAGGCCCTATTCACAGTATCAAACACCttggttaaatcaatgaatacctggacaaggTCCATcttctgctcatagcacttctcctgcatctgtctcgCTGTAAAAATCATATCCATCATTCCTCTTCCAGATCGGAAACCACTTTGAGATTCAGAcaggacatcatttacgagacacccattcTGGCGGGTAAGAAGAATACTTGCCAGAACGTTGCCAGCAGCTGACAGTAGAACAAAACCTCTGCAGTTGCCACACTCTCCTCTGGCCCCCTTTCCTTtatagagaggaagaataattgcatccttccagtccttaaGCATTGTACCATCCCTCCAGATTACAGTTATAAGTTCACGAAGGGACTGTGTGATGTGATCACCACCAAATCGCAGGACTTCAGCACGAATACCATCCTTACCAGGTGCCTTAACCAAGGTTCAATGCACTTATTGATGCTATTACCTGACCTATTGCAGGCAGGACTTCAGCACGAATACCATCCTTACCAGGTGCCTTAACCAAGGTTCAATGCACTTATTGATGCTATTACCTGAACTATTGAGGGAATTTAAGAAGCTAATGACAGGTGTTTGTTGCATGGTGTCAATCACTCGCCTTCGCTGAAGGCGGatggtaatattaataattaataatatacgaaggtggtggtggtgagtagtagtagtaagtagtaggtagtagtagtgaaagtaataaaaatagaTTGAGACTTAAATATTTTTCCATAGCAAGGCCCTATTCACAGTATCAAACACCttggttaaatcaatgaatacctggacaaggTCCATcttctgctcatagcacttctcctgcatctgtctcgCTGTAAAAATCATATCCATCATTCCTCTTCCAGATCGGAAAAACCACTTTGAGATTCAGACAGGaatcatttacgagacacccattcTGGCGGGTAAGAAGAATACTTGCCAGAACGTTGCCAGCAGCTGACAGTAGAACAAAACCTCTGCAGTTGCCACACTCTCCTCTGGCCCCCTTCCTTtatagagaggaagaataattgcatccttccagtccttaaGCATTGTAACATCCCTCCAGATTACAGTTATAAGTTCACGAAGGACTGTGTGATGTGATCACCACCAAATCGCAGGACTTCAGCACGAATACCATCCTTAACCAGGTGCCTAACCAAGGTTTTCAATGCACTTATGATGCTATTACCTGAACTTATTGAGGGAATTAAGAAGCTAATGACAGGGTTGTTGCATGGTGTCAATCACTGCTTCGTCCCACAACTGACTCACGGTTCAGAAGTTCAGAAAGATGGTCAATCCAGTGACCCGTGATCTCTGTTGATTTATTAAACAGAGTagaagactccttggaaagcaaaggagctgatgaAGATTTCTTCAGCCCATAAACTTGCTTCATAAaatggtaaagcttcttgctgtcatttgcatgaacagcagcctgaacatcataaatacatacacacacacacatacatacatacatacatacatacatacatacatacatacatacatacatacatacatacatacatatacatacatacatatagaaacgtAAGCAAAGCCAGTTTAAACCCTTCTAGATCGTAGATCCGCACTAAGAAGGCCGAGTTAATGAAAATTACTCTTAAAAGAACTAAGGGTGAGAACTCACAAAATTTTAATTCATCAAAATTTTGAGTTTGAAAGATACGGTGGTGGGAGTGGGGATGTTTTATGGTAGCTATGGTTACGTAACCAATGTCTTACGGCGTAAACGAGTGTCTTGCATGGGTGGGAGTGGGGGTGTTGGGTCATATAAATTTTTTAGCAAAAAGTGGTAAAGTCTTGATTAGACAAGGAAACTTGTATGAAAAAGCGTTGAATTCATTGAAATAGGAATTAAAGGAAATAATGAGGACGAAGAGGTGTAGTTTGTGTGGAATGGTGAGTGAGGGGCTGCGAGCCGTGTATAGGGGAGGGTGGGGAGTGTGCGTACTTGTATATGCAATGGTAtgagcagtagcagtggtggtggtggtggtggtggtggtggtggtggtggtggtagtagtagtagtagtagtagtggtggtggtggtggtggtagtagtaggtaACCTTGTTGTGTGGTGTCTACCCACTCAAGGTGTACAGCATACAATGCACCTGTCTACCTTCGCTTGCTAAAATGCTTTCCGGGTTCGTCTTCTGACTCCGTCGCCGTCTTCAAGGGACTCCCTTACCTTTTACCCCCTTGTGGGGTTTTGACTTTCTGGACTTCCTCGATGGAAGGGATCAAGAGTTGAATGAGGGCGATGGGTTCCTCTCTATTCCTTGCCTTGGTTCCTTGATGTTCCCTTCGTTGCttccaacaataaaaataaaaacaacaacaacagtaacagccaaAGACTTAGGTTGTCAGGGGAATTGGTGCGTTGGTCGTTGCTAGGCAACGGATATCGTTGTTTAGTGACACGGAAAAAGACCAGAGGAAGCTCAAAGCTTTTAATAGAATCTACAAAACAGTCTCTGAACGAACACACATGAAATAGAGtatcacaaccacacacacacacacacacacacacacacacacacacacatacatacacgcatacacacacacacatacatatatatatatatagagagagagatatagacacacacacacgttcacaaagacacacacacaccaactgaAAATGTCGACCAAGAAGAAAGCTCCAAAAATGGCCAAAAAACCTAGCAAAAAAAATGGTTTGACTCCATTTTATTTTTTGACGTTACATTatgttgctgttgtcgtcgtcgtcttcgtgttgttgttgttgttgctgatgttttcATTGcccttgttgttgtcgttgttgtttccaGGTCAGCCCTTTTTAGCGGATCTGGGAGTAAATAATAACAATCCCATCATACCCTCACGCataagtgtatctaggattacattattcagAGAGACCTTCTAGTTTTAAAACTGTTGACCGAAATTTgagtaagatttggctgctatttcaagcaagacAAACGTCTCTTCTTTCTTACCGACCAGTGTCtgcctgccccccccccccccgtctctTGCTTCTTCTGTTGGTTGGTTTCTGGTGTTCTTGCTTTGGCGTTGTTCCCATTACAGCATCGTGGCTTTTTATTCCAGCAGTTGATTTCGTCTCGTGACGAAGGGGATGAGTATTAAAAACCAACATACTTTTGCACATGGATTGAGTACTCCGTTCCTCATCCATAAGTGacatgtgatacacacacacacacacacacacacatacataaacatttatatacatgtccagttccttggttttgtgtttatgttttcgtttctcattgtgttcgacgttttttttttggtgtcctgtacccatatatgcatgtatatatacatgtagatgtaggtacgtacatatatgtatgtatatatgcatatgttttatttattaatttattatatatatatatatatatatatgcaacaggcttctttcagtttctatttaccaaatccattttcaAGGCTTTACTCAGTTATGGTAGAAAACACCCAAAGTGACACTGCGGAACTGAAcgtggaagcatgtggttggaaagcatatatacgcatgtgtgtgtgtgtgtatatatatatatatcttagacatAAATTTCATAAACTCCAAAATATAAACATCCACCCTACCACACTTGAAACGTACCTGTTAGAACCCTTTCTCTCCATTTGAATGTAGGGGAAGAAATTTATAATGGCTgaacttatttctgcaaatgtgttAAACAATGATGCTGATCAATAAGCGTAGGGGCGAGGCAAATGCTGTAAAAATAGAGGGCGGGGTCAGTGGGGCCCTAATTAAGtggcccttcagaaattgaaccccCTTACGATACTCCCTGGGAGTTTgtggtatgaaattcattgtcattgctccGACTTGGTCGCCAGTGCAATGTATTTAGCAGTAAAAATAGTGGAGTGAGTGGGGCCCCAATTAGGCAGCCCTTAAAAAAAGAGATCCCCTTAGGACATTCCCTGGGATTAGGGGATTTGCTGGTTCAAGTCTCATTGTCCTTGCACTAATGGTTTAAAAAAGAGAAATccagatttttctctttttttcccagttttcacaatgaaaaatataatggttggttttattgttgttgttattattgttgttcttgttgttgttgtagtactaGACATGCAAGCttatgaagacagacaaaaggagGAGAAATTCCAGAACTCAATTGTGGAACTGAATAATTTGAAAGAATATCTTGGTAAGAATTTTGACATTTATACTTTGGTAAAAGTTggaaatggggagagagagagagagtgtgtgtgtgtgtatgcacactttcaatatctctctctctctctctctctctctctttccctacctCTTTCCACTCCCTTCCTCTCACCATCCCTCTCCAGTTTTTGAGAATGagagatatttgttttgtttcttttttattccgtCACTTCTTTAAAAGAACCAACCAACCAGTTGTCATGGCAACCACCAATGTGAACATTTCCATCACTGTTTTACTCAAATGGTgatttgtgaaatatatatatatatactcttttattcttttactcttttacttgtttcagtcatttgactgcggccatgctggagcaccgccttcagtcgagcaaatcgaccccgggacttattctttgtaagcccagtacttattctatcggtctcttttgccaaaccgctaagtgacggtgacataaacacaccagcatcggttgtcaagcaatgctagggggacaaacacagacaaatacacacacacatacatatatatatatacgacaggcttctttcagtttccgtctaccaaatccacttacagggcattggtcggcccggggctatagcagaagacacttgcccaagatgccacacagtgggactgaacccagaaccatgtggttggttagcaagctacttaccacacagccactcctgcgtatatatatatatatatatgtatatatatgtatgtatgtatgtatgtatgtatgtgtgtgtgtgtctacatataaacacacacacacatacatatatatatatacgacaggcttctttcagtttccgtctaccaaatccacttacagggcattggtcggcccggggctatagcagaagacacttgcccaagatgccacacagtgggactgaacccagaaccatgtggttggttagcaagctacttaccacacagccactcctgcgtatatatatacacaaaaggggacacccacacccacacacccacatgtatatgATGCGAATTAAACCCAGTAAACTTGTTGAATTCCAGCCCAACGCCATTCGCTGCTTGTAAAGAGTGTGGCAAACAGGTCAGACTGTCACAAACGGCTGAACATGTTGAGGGTCGAACTGGAGACACAGAAAGGGGATTACAAGTCAGTTTCAGAGGGTAAGTGTTGTCTCTTCATTATTCTATTGTTTGGTGTCAAGTGTATGTATTTAGGGATCAGGGTGGTGACAAAGGAGAATGTTGAAATAGTAATTGCTTCTCTACAAATAGGGGTCaccttttattttcgtttcttgcTTCCGATGTTCTTcacttcattttcttctcttacaGACTCATTCTCTGAGATTTGATGGTTTTATAAATCACTTAAAAAATTGTACACCCTGGTCAGAGAAACCccacaatatttcattcatttcctttGATGTCTCCTTTGAGGATCTGTTGAAAATCCTTATTCTTTTTGAGATGTATGTCCCTTTTTCTCTTTGCTCTGTCAACAGACCCCAATGCCACAATCTGTTATTTGTTTGAGATGGTTTTTATATTCAAAAGAATTTCTGTTTCATTAACAACTTTAGCAAATTTTGTGCCTTTGCTGCAGTCTTCATTGTGTTTGTgaaattatcatttttcttttctgtctggtatataaatgtttgtttttgcttgcttatatgtaatttttttcccatttgacTTCATCAGTTTGAACATGTCTTGGACATGCCAAACTAATGGCACTTTCACACCTCTGGAGTTTATCCTGAAACAGTAATACTTCCTGGTAGCTCTTTCAGGTCAGATGTTTCTAGAACTGTGCAAAGTCTTCAGAGTGAACAGCTTCTGGAGTATTCTGTTCAGTTGATCTTTATTAATTCCTAAAACGTCTTTGATTATGTCACTACTCACATTCCCTGTTAATCCGCTTAAGAATGTAATAATCCACAAAGCCCTGACCTCGTTGCTCGACCAACAGAGAACAAGGATTGCATTCTGACAACATTCCCGATAACAGGTGCCTAGCTTTAATGTATTTGATCTGATATCTCTTCCTAGAAATGAAACGACAGTACAAGACAATGGAATCAGAAATGAGTGTGAAGGTACACCTTCTGGAAACCAAACTGGCTTGTTGTAAGCAAAAGTTACGTAAGTATTCCTAGGTtgaatttagttttgttttggttttctgaAACAGAATTGATTGGCTTCTTCAAATGGTTaacttttgttgccatatttctcttGATACAGACtttgaattaatttcaaaaacaatgaaaaatttagtaaaattatttctatttctttattgcccacaaggggctaaacatagaggggacaaacaaggacagacaaacggattaagtcgattatatcgaccccagtgcgtaactggtacttatttaatcgaccccgaaaggatgaaaggcaaagtcgacctcagcagaatttgaactcacaacgtagtggcagacgaaatactgctaagcatttcgcccggcatgctaacatttctgccagctcgccgccttttagtaaaattatttcgtttttattaagctagtgtttctATACACACAGCAtgaaaggcagatgttaaacgataatgatagtgatacatcaccatcatcatcatttaacatccattttccctactaacatgggttggatggtttgacatggaactgGTAAGGTCAAGGCCCACACCAGGTCCCATAgtgtgttttggcttggtttccatggctggatgcccttcataatgtcaaccacttggcagagtgtagcaggtgctttttacatgtcacattGATTTTagaatctcaattctgttgtggtgggcaggtcttctcaagtacagcaatgtgccacaCACTCTgctcctctgtcatctccttcataagggtCAGCATTTTGAGAATGACCTTCagtacttcgtcccatgtcttccagggTCTCCCTCTGCCACAACTTCCCTCCACTTTTATGCAGCTATCTGCTCtcatccacatgtgtgtgtgtgtgtacatatataatatatatgtatgtgtgtgtgtgtgtgtatatatatgtatgtatgtatgtgtgtatgtatgtatgtatgtttgtatgtatgtatgtgtgtgtgtatatatatgtatgtatgtatgtatgtatgtatgtttgtatgtatgtatgtatgtatgtatgtatgtatgtatgtatgtatgtatgtatgcctgtatgtatgtatgtatgtatggcatccagctgtagaaactttgccagaccagattggagcctggtgcagccccctggcttgccagctctctgtcaaaccgtccaacccgtgccagcatggaaagcagacgttaaacgatgatgatgatgatgatgatatatgtatgtatatgttcttttattcctttactcttttattgtttcagtcatttgactgtggccatgctggagcaccacctttagtcgagcaaatcgaccccaggacttattctttgtaagcctagtacttattctatcagtcagttttgccgaaccgctaagtgacagggacgtaaacacaccagcatcagttgtcaagcaatgttggggggacaaacacagaaacacaaacatatacacacacatacatatatatatatatatacgacgggtttctttcagtttccgtctaccaaatccacccacaaggctttggtcggcctgaggctatagtagaagacacttgcccaaggtactacacagtgggactgaacctggaaccatgtggttggtaagcaagttacttaccacacagccactctgcgcctaaaaaatatggaacgcttcacgaatttgcatgatgatgatatatatatatatacgacaggcttttctcagcttctgtctaccaaatccactcacatggttttggtcagcATGCCGACtgcatgtccaaggtgccatgcagtggaactgaacccagaaccatgtggttgggaagcaagtttcttaccacgcagccacttctCTGCctatgacatatgtatatacatatttatatgtgtgtgtatatacatacatatatatatatatatatatatatatatatatatatatatcactgtaattgccagactatcagatgttgttatacatcactactcacaatgcacttccacgtattgttgtagcttttgaatgatgtccTGCAGCTGATAAGGCAGACAAACAGGCCAACATCCCCCATGAATGGAACTCCAGTCCATCGTAGCtgggtggattggagcaacatgaaatgaacacAACACTctgtctggtctgggaatcaaacccagaACCTTGCAATTGCAagtgcaacaccctgaccactgAGCCACTAAATCATGGACAGTCACAGACACAGAAAAGACAAATGAAAGTTAATAAAAGTCTGGAAGATTCAGGTTCTTTTGGCCAGAGTTTTAGAAATGAAGTGACAAACAGTTTGTTGGTAAATcgaacagacggacagacaaaatgccggcCAGCCAGAGAGATGGACAGagggacagacggacagacaggcaagctggcaggcaaacagacagacagacagacagacagacagacaaacaaataattgATAAAACTAAGTAACAGTAAAATTCAAAATTGAAGACTGTTTTTCGCAGGTGAAACAGAAGCAAAGCTGTTGAGTACACGAGCAGAAACGATGCAACATcttaaagaaaaacagaaagaaatcgaTCTTCTTCACCACAAGCAAAATTCAATTCAGAGTTTCTATGAAAAAATAATTCATGTAAGGGCTCATGTGCCTAATCCTTGATTCTCAGTTTCCTTTTTTAATTAACATGCTGCTATATTTTCAGCCCCCAACTAACATTAACCTGACCCCTGTCATATTCTTCTGTCTTCATTAATTTTACCATTTGTTTCTCGGGatttttctaataataaattaactcttatttttttatattttgctaacATTAAACTGTTTCTTATCTTCAATTTTCTCTTCAAATTAAACAATCAGTTTCTACTCAGTGTTATACCAACATTAAGTCCCTATTTCTCAATATTCTTTTCACATAAAACTGCCCCCAAAAATCTTCTCTGGGTCAAAGAATGAATTTCATGGTTGTATGTCTTTCATTAAATATGAACGTATTCTTAAAAGAGTTTCGTAATGTCTGGGCAGACATCCTGGAACACATCTCATTCAACTTCATACAATTCTCtaccaaaattacatttttatttgaatttttatcaatttttatcttTTCCCACTTTTTTGTTGAGTCATTAACAATATGGAAGCCATGCAATTGGGAAGAAGGCAACAAAACAATTTCTCCAATAAAAGTCATCCCATTTATGCtgggagagaaaaaggaaagaaaagcatTTGAAAAAATTGTTGGTTAGAAGTATTCCAACCATAGTTATCCTGTCTTTTCCACAAATAATacattcaaattaaaattatCCAATGTAGTCTTTTCCCAGaggcagtaaggtgtgatttgagtaaatttggctgttatttcttaaaGCTTTATCCAATACATACAGGCTCCTTTGTTAATGTTTTTGGAAAGGTTATGTTCCTTCATATCAGTTGAGAACTTCTCTTCAAGTCAGTTGGGGCACCATCATGGCACATGGCACCTCTTGGGCATTTCAAACCTTTCGTTACCCATGTTTCTCTTGACCATCTTTATTTCTATTGATTTGAATTTgtggaagaatttagtaaaataactttctcattattaagctggtgtttggaacgtgaattcacatgaaattttgaagtaaGATTTAAATTTcgatcattctaaaaatagaaagTTTGTGTCATATAACCTTGGGCAGTGATGATGGGTAGAGTTTGGTATTGAAAGGAATGGGGACCAAAGATTACCATGGCTGAGTttttcaaaagagaaagagaaagagagaagaatagtCCTGGATTAGTTCATTACTGCGTCCCCTGAGGGACGAAATGCGAAACTAAGCCCAGCACTGTTTGAACTTTGAGTGCCAAGAGCTGGAACCAATTCTACAAGATATTCtgtttactattttaaaatctctgccacacacacacacatacacacacattagccaCATGATTAAGACATTTGttcctcaaccacatggttttagagGTTTGGGGTTCAATCAAGCTGCGTGGTGCCTTGGTCGAGTGTCTTTGGCATAAAGGTCTTCTACTTCAgtaaccaaagctttgttagtgaatttgttggatagaaacagaaagaagactattgctggtgtgtgtgtgtgtgtgtacacacattgctacgcacacacacatgtatatatgtatgtatatattactcacacacatttatgtatattattgtttaatttaatgttatttataGAAACAATCTAACATTATGCTGACAGATAACTCAGTATTGTTCAACAGAGTTGCTCAAGGGAAAGGTTGactgacttcaaagttttggcttcATCAGAGGGTGATTCAATGTGGTTCTTTCTGGCTTTATACAGTGTTTGGTGGggtttttttaatatgtatagTGAAAGTAAACAGGGGAAATAGTTGTAGAGGAAGAAGGTGGAACGGAGAAGGATAAGAAGCAAGTATGTGTTTGTAGGTATGACTTAATACAAAT includes the following:
- the LOC115221498 gene encoding coiled-coil domain-containing protein 153-like isoform X1; translated protein: MSTKKKAPKMAKKPSKKNVLDMQAYEDRQKEEKFQNSIVELNNLKEYLAQRHSLLVKSVANRSDCHKRLNMLRVELETQKGDYKSVSEEMKRQYKTMESEMSVKVHLLETKLACCKQKLRETEAKLLSTRAETMQHLKEKQKEIDLLHHKQNSIQSFYEKIIHQVFDNLVVQINTGRDHFEGHGVMIQARNKKLLLEFGLNPLDL
- the LOC115221498 gene encoding uncharacterized protein LOC115221498 isoform X3 — translated: MSTKKKAPKMAKKPSKKNVLDMQAYEDRQKEEKFQNSIVELNNLKEYLAQRHSLLVKSVANRSDCHKRLNMLRVELETQKGDYKSVSEEMKRQYKTMESEMSVKVHLLETKLACCKQKLPSFR
- the LOC115221498 gene encoding uncharacterized protein LOC115221498 isoform X2; the protein is MSTKKKAPKMAKKPSKKNVLDMQAYEDRQKEEKFQNSIVELNNLKEYLAQRHSLLVKSVANRSDCHKRLNMLRVELETQKGDYKSVSEEMKRQYKTMESEMSVKVHLLETKLACCKQKLRETEAKLLSTRAETMQHLKEKQKEIDLLHHKQNSIQSFYEKIIHRMEE